In the genome of Neodiprion pinetum isolate iyNeoPine1 chromosome 2, iyNeoPine1.2, whole genome shotgun sequence, one region contains:
- the LOC124212692 gene encoding L-lactate dehydrogenase A-like 6A produces MTIHAFHLFLSVKICQGSESVRNSREIVKILYTCHGESPIIIYSIKSEERVCSVLYRNKDYGYAKMQPDSKKKSIDSRGNTATFLLTKHAEFSSNGHRVKIVIVGSGHTGVAIAIAILFKRLASELILIDTNEDLAKAEAEDIGQAAGFLGNPRIIGTKDYSFARDAAVCVFTAGTQVEKDQDQHSMLEPNIEIFKMAVPNVCKYAPNSIIVIVTSPVDIMSYAAMKLSGFPPNRVIGLGTFLDSIRFQYFIAQKLGLSANSVQALVIGESGPSSVPVWSAVAVMGMKLKEINKEIGQKTDPEGWGELHEKVANCDNDLIDKKGHSNWGVGICAAEIVDAIVRNTCACLTVSTFVKGCRHGLEKDVFMSLPCVVGRNGVQSYIRHLYTTEEQELMTKSCRAIYEAQKPYLDRLE; encoded by the exons ATGACGATACAtgcatttcatttatttctgtCAGTCAAAATATGTCAGGGATCGGAGTCGGTTAGAAATTCCAgggaaatagtaaaaattttatatacttGTCATGGTGAAAGTccgattataatttattccataAAATCGGAGGAACGTGTGTGTAGTGTGTTGTATCGGAACAAGGACTACGGATATGCAAAGATGCAGCCAGATAGTAAGAAGAAGTCGATCGACTCTAGGGGGAACACAGCTACTTTTTTACTCACGAAACATGCCGAATTTTCCTCTAATGGTCATCGGGTAAAAATCGTTATCGTCGGCAGTGGCCACACGGGGGTTGCAATCGCCATCGCAATACTCTTCAAG CGCCTGGCCTCTGAGTTGATTCTGATAGACACGAACGAAGATCTGGCAAAAGCAGAAGCTGAGGACATCGGTCAGGCCGCAGGTTTCTTAGGTAACCCACGGATTATTGGAACAAAGG ACTACAGCTTCGCAAGAGATGCTGCGGTCTGCGTGTTTACGGCAGGCACTCAGGTGGAGAAGGATCAGGACCAACACTCCATGTTGGAAccaaatatcgaaattttcaagatGGCCGTTCCGAATGTATGCAAATACGCACCGAACAGCATTATCGTCATCGTAACAAGCCCTG TTGACATTATGTCCTACGCCGCTATGAAGCTCTCTGGATTCCCTCCAAACCGTGTCATCGGCCTCGGCACATTCCTGGACAGTATCCGCTTCCAGTACTTTATCGCACAGAAATTAGGACTGTCGGCAAACTCCGTACAAGCGTTAGTAATCGGAGAAAGTGGACCTAGTTCTG TTCCCGTTTGGTCGGCCGTTGCCGTTATGGGAAtgaaattgaaggaaataaACAAGGAGATTGGACAGAAAACCGATCCAGAAGGCTGGGGTGAACTACATGAAAAAGTGGCGAACTGTGACAACGATCTGATCGATAAGAAAGGGCATTCGAATTGGGGAGTCGGGATTTGTGCTGCAGAGATTGTCGATGCAATCGTTAGAAATACTTGTGCTTGTCTCACTGTGTCAACATTCGTCAAG GGGTGCCGACACGGTCTCGAAAAAGACGTCTTCATGTCGCTGCCATGTGTGGTTGGAAGAAACGGTGTCCAGTCGTATATACGCCACCTGTACACTACCGAGGAACAGGAACTGATGACCAAATCTTGCCGGGCCATTTACGAAGCGCAGAAACCATATCTGGACCGATTAGAATGA